The Arabidopsis thaliana chromosome 5, partial sequence genomic interval ATTAATAGCATTCTCATATTTTATCAAGTGGAACTAGTCTTTAAATGATCCACTGCCAATTtctattatttatatgtttacttTTACATTATTCAaagtcttctccttcttgttTAACAATATTATGTAAATGTTTTGTTAGCGAGGAAGCTGTATTTTTGTATTCAAGACTATGTCATAACGTGTGCAAATCACATGCTTTCTCATTGAATGACTTTCCGATACAGTCAGAAGCagggaaagagaaaaagagattcTTTGTGGGTCTCAAGATGAGTTCAAGAATTGAAGTCTTTGTGCTCTTGATCTTGCTTTCGTTCCAATTTTGTTCTGTATCTGCGCAGACAAATGGTTTCGATGGTAATTTATAGTTTGATGATGATCAGAGTTTTTCAGATACAGGAATTTCAAAGTCGTTTGAATGAGTTTCAAAATTGTTGCAGCTGATGCTTTACAATACCTGAAGAGTAGTTTGACCATACCTCCTCGGAATTGGAAAGGCTATGATCCTTGTGGAACCAATTGGGTTGGAATTGCATGTGAATATGGCCGCGTTGTTAACATGtaagtatctttttttttttgctgcttCTTCCAATAATCATCTGCAGACTATAAAGTTGAGTTGTTGCTTGTCGCAGATCACTAGGCAACCTTAACTTGGAAGGAAAGCTTCCTGCCTTTATTACGACGTTGTCTGAATTGCATACCCTGTaggtctttcttcttcttcttcttcctttccatacaaatgtttttgttcttcatcttatGATCCAATATTTGTAGGGATTTGACATCTAATCCTAATTTGACCGGACCGCTTCCACTAAATATCGGTAACCTTAAGGAGTTGACGAACTTGTAAGATAAATAGGTCATGACCCATTTGTAAATTGTACACACTTTGTCTTATCACATATTTTAACTAAACTCCTTTTTTCTACAGAAATCTTATGGGATGTGGTTTCAGTGGTCAAATCCCTGAGTCCATAGGATCTCTAGAACAACTTGTAACACTGTAGgattttgttgcttcttattattataaacaatCTCTTTTACAATTGAGTACTCTAAACCCATTAGtataacaatttttgtttccttttatgtAGCTCCTtgaattcaaataaatttaatggAACGATTCCGGCTTCCATTGGCCTGTTATCGAAACTATATTGGTTTGATATAGCTGACAATCAGATAGAAGGAAAGCTTCCAGTTTCTGATGGGGCTTCTTTACCTGGACTTGATATGCTTCTTCAAACTAAgcatttgtatatatacaattccaaacctttctatttctctttatctaatCACTCTTTTTGATATACTAATTAACATGTCTAacctctttttcattttctcatgCAGTCATTTTGGAAAAAACAAGCTTTCTGGTGATATCCCTGAAAAGCTATTCAGTGCCAACATGactttaaaacatttgtaagTTTCATAGTACATTTCAAAGTTGCAATTTGTAACTAAATGAgtgattgaattttttgttgttttatcgACAGGCTATTCGATGGAAACCTACTAACCGGTGAAATCCCACAAAGCCTCAGCCTTGTTAAAACATTGACGGTGTTGTAAGTAGTAGAAagagatttttcaaaaacattttttatccTAGTTAACTTCTTCAtatatgttgttttctttgtgaCAGACGCCTTGATAGGAATAGACTAAGTGGAGAAATTCCTCCAAGTCTTAATAATCTCACAAATCTTCAAGAACTGTAAGTGAGCAACTAAAAGATTTGTTCTGTGTTCtcatagaaaataaataaaaagagatgagagagtTCTTAAGTTGAATCCATTTTAGGTACTTGTCCGACAACAAATTTACCGGTAGTCTTCCAAGTTTAACCAGCTTGACCAGTCTCTCCACATTGTAAGTTTCTCTATATTATTCTTCCTATAATTTGTTGCTCAATTCCTTCACTCTCAAGCAATCTAAAACCATGATGTGATTGTTTTGTAACAGAGCTGTCAGCAATAACCGATTAACTTCCTCACAAATTTCATCATGGATCTCATTATTACCGACTTCCTTGGCAACATTGTATGaacatcatctctctctcgctcttgATCTCCATGTGTATATACTTGCTAAGAACAAATGGTCTTCTGCTTGGCAGAAGGATGGCAGGGCTCCAACTTCAAGGTCCAATACCAACCTCCCTCTTCAGTCTTCCTGAATTGCAGACTGTGTGagtaaaacaataaatgaaaCTTTGATTAAGAAGTCACTCAAAGATGTGAAACTTTGACATGTATACTAattgtgatattttttcttgactaCTTGCAGTATCCTAAAGCGTAACTGGCTAAACGAAACACTAGACTTCGGTACCAACAAGAGCCAAAACCTAGATTTTGTGGATTTACAATATAATGACATAACAGAGTATATTAAACAACCAGCTAATAAAGGAAGCAGCAGGATAGTAATGTATGTATGGTCACATATCAAAATGACTTACTTCTTTTCTATCAGTTACTTATAAGAGTGTTGATATTTCTACAGCTTGGCAAATAATCCAGTGTGCCCCGAGGTAGGGAACCCACCAAATGAATACTGCATAGAAGTCGAACACAATTCCTCATATTCTTCCCCTAAGAACACATGTGGTCGTTGTAGTGGTGAGGACAGGGAACCCATTCCCACCACGTGCCGTTGTGTGTATCCAATCACAGGAACACTCACTTTTAGGTCACCTTCCTTCTCAGGGTATTCCAACAACGATACATTCGAGAACCTCAGGCTAAACCTAACTGGTTTCTTTGAGAATAGAAATTATACAGTGGATTCTGTGGCCATAAGAAACataagagaagatgaagatgatcatTATCTTCTAatagatctctctctctttccatATAAACAAGACAGATTTAATGAGACGGGAATGGATAGTGTTATTTCCAGGTTTAGCACACAGACTTATAAGCCTCCTAATACCTTTGGCCCTTACATATTCAAAGCCAATAAGTACAATAAGTTCCCTGCAggtatgattaaaaaaaaacgatcaTACACAAAATCTAATCTTAGTTCTGTTCTGTATGACTCATTTTGCTCTGCTTATTTTGTAGGAGGTTCAAACTCGTCACACATCATTGGAGCTGTAGTTGGTTCTACTGTTTTTCTGTTAATTCTAATGATAGCTGGGATCTATGCTCTtaagcaaaagagaagagcAGAGAAAGcaaatgatcaaattaatCCTTTTGGTAAGGACGTTTTACTATCAGGGAAGACTGACAAAATACtaatagctttttttttgtatgttacAGCCAAGTGGGATGCGAATCAGAACAGTGTCGATGCACCACAGCTTATGGGAACAAAAGCATTTACTTTTGAAGAGATGAGGAAATGTGCAAACAACTTTTCAGTGGCAAATGATGTCGGTGGTGGAGGTTATGGCCAAGTATACAAAGGGATTCTTCCTTCTGGTCAACTCATAGCAATTAAAAGAGCTCAACCAGGATCTTTGCAAGGAGCGTTGGAGTTTAAAACTGAGATCGAGCTTCTTTCAAGGGTCCATCATAAAAATGTTGTCAAACTCTTAGGCTTTTGCTTTGATCGAGGAGAACAAATGCTCGTCTACGAGTATATTCCAAATGGTTCTCTTAGAGATAGTCTATCAGGTaatatcaaatctatatatcccttcttttgaaaaaattattttgtactaAACAAGACAAAAATGCAGGGAAAAGTGGGATTAGACTTGATTGGACGAGAAGGCTTAGAATAGCACTTGGTTCAGGGAAGGGTTTGGCTTATCTTCATGAGCTTGCAGATCCTCCAATTATACACAGAGACGTTAAATCAAGTAATGTATTACTTGATGAAAGTTTAACTGCAAAAGTTGCTGATTTTGGCTTATCTCAACTTGTGGAAGATGCTGAGAAAGCTAATGTAACGGCACAAGTGAAGGGAACTATGGTGAGTAGAGAATGAAAATAATCatcctcttttctttctttatcaaatatattttaaactcTCAATATCTTTTGAATTAGGGCTACTTGGATCCTGAGTACTACATGACGAATCAATTGACAGAGAAGAGCGATGTATATGGGTTTGGGGTTATGATGCTTGAGCTACTGACTGGTAAGATTCCTATAGAGAATGGAAAATATGTGGTgaaagagatgaagatgaagatgaataaATCGAAGAACTTGTATGACCTACAAGATTTTCTGGACACTACGATCAGCGCAACGTCCAACAGGAATCTTAAGGGATTTGAAAAGTATGTAGATGTGGCTCTAAGATGCGTAGATCCAGAAGGAGTGAAGAGGCCATCAATGAATGAGGTTGTGAAAGAGATTGAGAACATAATGCAGTATGCAGGATTAAACCCTAACGTAGAATCATATGCGAGTTCAAGAACGTATGATGAAGCAAGCAAAGAATCTGGAGATCTTTATGGAAACAACTCTTTTGAGTATAGTGCAAGTTTCCCAACTACAAACCTCGAACCTCAATGACTGGTTGTGGATTTATTTGCTTGTTTATCCAGATGCTACGTCCAAATGTTATGCTTTCTGCAATTTtacgattttacggttttggcggaaaaatgcaattttatggttttggcgagaaaatacgattttacggttttggcgggaaaatacgattttacggttttggtgggaaaatgcaattttacggttttggcgggaaaatacgattttacggttttggcgggaaaatacgattttacggttttggtgggaaaatacgattttacgattttggcgggaaaatacgattttacgattttggcgGGACAATAcgattttacgattttgggggaaaatatgattttgcggcTTTGGcggaaaatatgattttgcgattttggcgggaaaaaggaatttacaattttgacgtaaaataatagttagtgatttcacaatttttagagttttttggTACAATAggtaaatttttaaaaaaaaaattaagaaatctattgaaaattaacattattaaaagagggtatatttgtcatttgttttttggactAAATCATCTTCATCCAAATGGGTCTACCAAGTCCATCCAAATGAGTTTCACAAATTAGCCTAAATTTATAAAGTCATTCAGATGGAACATTCAAATGATTCATCCAAATGATCTGTtaatttgtcaaaaacaaacatcatttttcatcTCCATCCAGATAAATCATCTGGATGGAGAAACAAACAGGACCTTAGGCATGTGAGTTTCTGATGTAGAAATTGGTGCAACTCTTGATGTATCATATAAaatgcataaaaaaaaattcaaaatactAAAATGCCCTGATTGTTACTAAACCGTTAGTTAATAATAGTTTAAAACAAGTCATGTTTTATAAAGAACTATCACTTTCAGTCAAAGAAAATCACAAGTTTATGCCTAAACTAGAATTGCATTTTAACGCCAATTTAGCAAACTCACAATTTGATACCATAACTGCGAAATTAATTTGGTGATGCTTGAACTATTGAGCTGTTAAAGTATGAGACAGAGGTAACTGCGTGGTGAGGAGAGGTGTAGAGGAAGATGGataaatcaagaaattttTGCTTTGTGGCTTTAATGAGTTTGATCTTATAGCTTTCAACCACGGAGATAGAACACCAATGTTATAATACCACAATATGATGAACTTAAcatccatataaataaatagttacaCCAATGTTACATAATTAAcatgttataaataaaaaaatcacattccCTAAGAGTTAGATGAAATACTAAgaattatgaaatatttattttctcttattgtaatctactttttttttctttttgccttATTGTTATTACCTAAATATGTCTTCCAAATCTTCTTATTCACCtaatcatttattattattatttttaactatttgcATGAACAGAAAACTTCCCATTTGAGGAGGGAAAAAATAGTGAGAGATacaacatataaaacaaacatataaatgCAGTAGCTAGAAGCCTAGAATGATAAATCCAATGTTTTTACATGATATATTGCCCCTTCTAATAGATTAAggtttattactttatttagAGAGTAGAAAAGAGGGAGGAGTAATTGCCTCTTAATTACGATCACTTCActcttttggaaaaatatgtttacaaacaaaaagaaggagacaaagaaagagagagctaAGGAGGAGGAAAAGAGGGTAGATAAGCTTGAGCAACCTTTCTAAGGTTATCAATTATCATTACTAACTTTGTGTTTAGTCTGTTCACAAAACACTTTGGCAACCATCCTGCAGGATCCAACTgtaaaaaaagcaaaacaatgaaacatcTATTAacgaaaagacaaaaagaaaaagaaaaggaaagaagaaaaaggaggaaaGTTTAAAAGACCTGAACAACATAAGTAATCATGCAAGAGGTATCTTCAAGCTTCTCCAAAACCCAACCCGACTCAACCAAAAACCCTctaatataattgtttttctttttctctgttggCTCCAATCCTTCTGCCATCTCCTTTGGTAGCGACGCAACCGCCACCACGAGAGTACCGTCTTGCATGGTCTCACGTCTTTCGTAGATAATGAACTCTCTGTTCCTAAAGAGCGGTTTCGAGTTTTCGCCAAACCTTAAACGGATTACGCTCAGATTTTCATCTATGTCTCTAATGTGTGTTGCCTCCACCAGGTCGCCTTCCCATTGCTGTCATTTTTCTCCaataatcattattattttaacaaaCTCCAATTATTAATGAAGTGGGTGATAAACCTACCATgtgttaatattttaattaaagcAAAACGAAAAACACCTACCAtgtgttaaataaaaaatactatcACAGAAATTTTAAGAACTAATCGATCGGATGTATAAttctaataaatttattgagtaactaatttattttatgtaacaaaaataataatgtattttacaGTATTATATTACACACTTATCTTTCACCtctactaaaaaaaaagtttttatgtATCATTTTCCACATATTTTATTGAGatgtgaaaaatgtaaatctGTAAATCCTACATTTAACTTAGCTAACATAATGAtgtgaaaatatattattgagTTAATGTCTCTCTTAgcattgtttttatttgagGATATGCAAAGTAGCATATTGTAAGGAAGCACTAAGAAATAATTACCTTGGCCGCGTCTATCGCATTTGCAACCGTGATGAACTGCTCTGGGGAGACTGATGTGAGGATCCTGCGGCTTCGAAACGCGTGTAGCGATCCCGAGTCGCGTTTTGAAATCTCGACACCGTTCGAGTCATGCCTCACCATCTTCCACCCATTGGAAGCGTTCCCAAAGCGTCCGGCCTCAGAGGAAGATAAGAGCTCTTGGATGCAGCTCTCACTCGCGAACCTCACGTACCTTCTCAGCGACTCCTCGCTCACCGACCTAACAATGTAgcatttcttttaattaagcCACAACATAGAAACATATTATTTGGAACATAGATGTTACGTACCAGGAGCGGCTGGAGGGGACTGGACCGTTCATGATGTGtagaagagattgaagaatcCGAAGGTATGAAGACTTATGATGTGGTTGCTCTGCATTTTTAAGTCATGGATTTggttaagaaagaaagaatgagagagagagaaagagacagagtTGAAAGCAGAATAGTGGGTAAGTGGGACAAGAAGGTAGAGATGGCACATGCAACGACTAGTGGGAACTGAAATCATTATACATCTTCCTCTTACTCAAATCATTcttgaaaattacaattttaattatatacatattaatatatgCGTGTGTAATTCTCAAGTTGAAATTCTTTATGaatgttattttcatttttctgaatATCTAAGAGATTTCGGATCCTAGGGACATACATTCCTTTGGACCGAAACTAGCATTTCAAGGAAACACGACTTTTCATTCATTTGGCGGGATCATACGTTACTGGACCAAGTGCTACTCGGTGAATGATAATGTTTATAAGTACTTCACGTTGATTTATGGGTCCTTTAATTTGGTACTCAACACATCTTccttatatgtatatagttattatttatttattttaataactttttcacTTTAAGACTCCTTTTTCGTTGGTAAACAACTTGAATTAGACATTTAGACTCCTTTATATCATCGACCTATAACTATGCCAGACTAttgataaaaagttaaatttttagttCAGTAAAATTTCTCATATATTGTTTGAGTGAAAATTGTTCATGAATAGTTTTGTGTAAATTCgattgtatttatatatagtttacgCGTCTCTCAACATTATATACATATCATGGTtgtttagtttagatttttttttattttttttttgaaaatgatgtGCTCATAGTTTGTTTCGTGAAAAACCATGTACTTTTTTGATAAGCTAAAACAATTTCGATTATTAATTCATAAGTTTGAGATTGTTACTagattaatattaatattttttcgtTATACTTTACCGTcgataaaaacttttatttcctTTCATAATTCAATATGCATTTCTTTATTACAATGATTCAATATGCATGCATTTGCcgtaaaacttttgttttataagtaatttttatgatatatttatttgaaaagttATCTGTCTAATTAACAACTTCTGACTATCTCCAAAATATATGCGGTATATAAAATCAACTActttattttacttatttaacACCACATTACCCGCCAAGTTTAATAATATGTAaacttatttaaaattaatagcTAAGTTACGAACgtataattaataattgtaataTGTAAGCTATATGAAAtaacttatataaaaaaataatcatatactATTGAACTcaagaaaatccaaaagacATTATCGGAATCAGTAATGTTTGTTTCCTCGGGTCTAGATTTGGACTGCCTCTGCTGGTTTTCACGTGCTTGCTGCTGCAAATCCGATTATAGAGGatacacaaacacaaccaTACCGTTTTTTCCctcattattttaaaagttatatattgattattaattatatctCATAACAGGTcggtatattatataaattactcatgaatcatgattcCCCACCGGCCAACACCATCTAGTTTATTATTCTTTGTATTATTTAGCGAGATCGAGAGAATTAacaatgatgatattattggAATATAtctcattttaaaataaaaagtcatCGAAAGAATACctactttttgtttatgtgcCTCTCATCCCCGGCCAATCCAAATCATTAGCCTTCGacttaaattataaaatgttctaatttttgttttcttaatctttttgttgttttatagagaaaaaatgCGTCTTCTTCTCTACGTTTGAagttacaaacttacaatgttccttcttctttttgtcgtCAAAGAAGGTAAATTCATTAGATAAGTATTTACAAAGTTTGTTCCAAGATACTACGGATTACATTGAGTATAAGCTCTTTTTGTTAAGGTATATGGATGCTATTGACTAAGTTTACACTTCTAGTGAGATAGAGGAAGTTAAAATCATGCATTAACTACATCTAAAAGATGTCACATACATATGTTGAGAGGTAATGATGTCAACATTCTTCTTTGTAGTCGCTGCTTTTTCTACTTTGTATCATTTCATATAGTATAAAATTAGGTTGTAGAGCCCCAACATAATGTTACTTGAGTATATCCTAGGCTCCGAAGTTGGTGCACTACCATTCTTAAGCTTAGAGTTTAGCTTTCAATGGGGAGTGAATCGGTTCCACttgcatcatatatatactttaaaaagatGTGTTCACTTCCTCCTATGAAGCGACAAACCGATGCCAACATTTTGATCTGGAGATTTCCAGGATGCGTCAACAAATCAGACAATAAAACTAATTACTCATTAGAGCTTATAGCTAGCCCTAGAGACGCCATTAAAATGTTAGCGGGTGCAAATTGCTAGAACAAGAAATCAAACTTGGTACCTCATGGATTATTAGGGTGTATGTCAAACCATTTTGCCACTTTGAATACTTTGGCTAGTGTAAAACAGTATTTATATTACTAGGTGCAAGTGCCCCCACATTACTCAAAAGTGGGTCTAGTCCACCCATAAATAACAGATTATagtatgttttagatttttttttgttcataataTCTGATGTTTCGAAAAAACAATTCAAGTTTCTatgcaaaaatattaaattaaacagctatatgattgtttatattctgcaataaattatatcattggtcaaaatatttttaatagatattaatttatgttttaatgttaaaaaactcaaaataattattttcttaaactttGTGCCTTAATCTAAAACATCTATATTTTTGAAACAGAGTAGTCTTTTTAGAATTGGAGTTCTTTTGAGATAACTTGGTTTCTGATGGTATCTAATATACTAATTCACTAACAAACAATAAGTATTCCCCTTTCTGCCTAAGTTCGGCTACATtatagctttttcttttcatcaaatCCTGATCCTTAGcttcttaccaaaacaaatcctGATTCTTAGCTACACACAATACAATACTCTAATTCCATCCACTAATTTGATAcatgaatttttatatattattttgttaccCTTTATATCAAAAGCCATAAAGGGACAATTCTTAATCAGTTTTAagacgttaaaaaaaaaaagtaatataaaatagatttttagtCAAAAGTCCTATGCCACAAATGTCTTATATAATTTGATTCCTTGCTGGTGAGAGTCACAAAACCCAACAGACTTCACACTTTCACTTTCATTcgctttttcttctctattacTGCAATCACTTGTTCACGATAATGGCGGACCTCTCCTCTGTCGATGAGTTCCTGAATCAGTGCAAACAATCCGGCGACGCAGCTTATGGCGCCTTGCGATCGGTCTTGGAGCGGCTCGAGGATCCGAATACTCGATCTAAGGCTCGGATCTTCTTGTCTGACATCTACAAACGCGTCGGATCTTCTGAGACGTCTCTCCAAACCTACCATTTTCATATCCAGGACATCTATCTCGATCAATACGAAGGTAACATCATCGATCCGATTCTTTGTTGTTCCTCTTTCACGATCCTTGAGAATTGTTCTGTGATTATTTGTCAAATGGATTTGATTCAGCTGATTATACTGATTTGGTGATTCCCTGTGTGTAATCTCGCCGATCTTACGTTACTTTGTTTAGTTGACTTCATGATCGATTAAAATGATCTGATTTCTGGCTTCTTTTGCTTGATTTCCCGGAGAATTGGGATGATTCCGGTATCAATCTGCGCTTTTGTTTACTGGAATCGCCGAGTACTCGAAAAACACGTCTGCTTGATTGTCTAATGAATAGGCTACGGATATAGAAATTTAGCTTTTCGAGATCTTTTGTCGTTTTCTTAGGATTTTAGTGACATAGTGAAGAACTACACAtttcacttctttttctttttgcatccTTTTACTACTTTTGTTATCTGTCATTCTCATTAGTTTCCAAAATGTGTCACATGTGTCATATACCACCTTCTTAGCATTGGAAAAAACTGATCATGGTTTAAGGTTTGAATTCCAGACTTTTGGGAAACCATATGAGCTTTAGGTTTTACAAATTCAATACTGACactgatatttttttcttatatgatttGTGATCGTATTTTTAGAACAGTAAATTTATCCATAGCagaaatttttacaaaacgtTCTGTTGCTATGAGCCGTATTGACAGAGAGGCATGATCATCAGGAGTTTAAgttaaaattgttttggatggtccttttttctttctaggaACTTCTTGCAATATATCTCTAACATCCCATTGCTGCAGATATTGGCTACCTTATGTTCAGGAAACCATTCTTGTATCAGACACCAacatatctttatatttttttctataggCTTTCAGTCCAGGAAAAAGTTAACCATGATGGTCATTCCTAGTATTTTTATTCCAGAAGACTGGTCATTTACATTTTATGAAGGACTTAACAGACATCCTGACACCATCTTTAAGGATAAGACTGTTTCTGAACTTGGCTGTGGGAATGGATGGATATCAATAGCCATTGCTGCTAAGTGGTTGCCTTCAAAGGTCAGTATATGTTATATGGCTTTTTAGAAGTATGGACCACTACTGAAGCTTTATATTTGGGTCAGACAAGTACATGTTCTCGTCTTAGTAAAGTGGGAAATAACTGTAATAATGTCATCTTTTAGTGTGGTTATTATTTTCACTTTAGATATTGCCCCTCATATCTACCCTGGAAATGCTTCAAGTTAATTTTTGGTCCTTCACAGTTAGCATACAGGCGTCAAGCATATAACTACACAATTACGTGTTTTGCAGGTATATGGGCTTGATATTAATCCTAGAGCTGTGAAAATTTCTTGGATAAATTTGTACCTAAACGCTCTTGATGATAATGGCGAACCAGTCTATgacgaagagaagaaaactttattGGACAGAGTGGAATTCTATGAATCTGATTTGCTTGGTTATTGTAGAGATAATAAAATTCAGTTAGAAAGAATTGTAGGATGCATACCTCAGGTAGTTTGTCCTTCTGGTCTCTAATAACTTATATGTGTAGGATTTCAATCTCCGAAAAACTGACGTTTTCCTTTTATGCATGCTTCCTTGTATCTTATGCTCTTGTGGCAGATTCTTAATCCAAACCCAGAAGCTATGTCTAAGCTGATCACAGAAAATGCAAGTGAGGAATTTCTCCATTCGCTGAGTAACTATTGTGCCCTTCAGGTAAGGGAATTTTTTTCCCAGCAAAAATACTCTGAAGGTATCATTAGTATGTTAGAAAGCTAGTTCCTAGAACTCTTCTGGTGCGTCCCAATTTCATGTTATATCATTCAATTGTCTAATCTATGATAcctcttttcttccttctctatCAAACATCATGTGAAATCTCACATTGAGCTTTTTGCGAGTATGATTGAGCCAGTCATATGCATGCCTGACATATCGCATTTTCAACCTAAATGTTGCATGTTTGTGATGAGTATTTACAtaagaaaacttttttctcCTCTGTAAAATCCATAGCATCCTCTCTGTTTTCTGTTGCCAGCGTTGACACATTCTCTTGCTTAATTTACTCTAAAAGGTGTAAATGATAGACCAGGTACTGGAAACTTTGTTAAAGTGGATGCTCTACCTGTGCCTGATGAAATTTGTATCCATATTCAGGGTTTTGTTGAAGATCA includes:
- a CDS encoding Leucine-rich repeat protein kinase family protein — encoded protein: MSSRIEVFVLLILLSFQFCSVSAQTNGFDADALQYLKSSLTIPPRNWKGYDPCGTNWVGIACEYGRVVNISLGNLNLEGKLPAFITTLSELHTLDLTSNPNLTGPLPLNIGNLKELTNLNLMGCGFSGQIPESIGSLEQLVTLSLNSNKFNGTIPASIGLLSKLYWFDIADNQIEGKLPVSDGASLPGLDMLLQTKHFHFGKNKLSGDIPEKLFSANMTLKHLLFDGNLLTGEIPQSLSLVKTLTVLRLDRNRLSGEIPPSLNNLTNLQELYLSDNKFTGSLPSLTSLTSLSTLAVSNNRLTSSQISSWISLLPTSLATLRMAGLQLQGPIPTSLFSLPELQTVILKRNWLNETLDFGTNKSQNLDFVDLQYNDITEYIKQPANKGSSRIVILANNPVCPEVGNPPNEYCIEVEHNSSYSSPKNTCGRCSGEDREPIPTTCRCVYPITGTLTFRSPSFSGYSNNDTFENLRLNLTGFFENRNYTVDSVAIRNIREDEDDHYLLIDLSLFPYKQDRFNETGMDSVISRFSTQTYKPPNTFGPYIFKANKYNKFPAGGSNSSHIIGAVVGSTVFLLILMIAGIYALKQKRRAEKANDQINPFGKDVLLSGKTDKILIAFFLYVTAKWDANQNSVDAPQLMGTKAFTFEEMRKCANNFSVANDVGGGGYGQVYKGILPSGQLIAIKRAQPGSLQGALEFKTEIELLSRVHHKNVVKLLGFCFDRGEQMLVYEYIPNGSLRDSLSGKSGIRLDWTRRLRIALGSGKGLAYLHELADPPIIHRDVKSSNVLLDESLTAKVADFGLSQLVEDAEKANVTAQVKGTMGYLDPEYYMTNQLTEKSDVYGFGVMMLELLTGKIPIENGKYVVKEMKMKMNKSKNLYDLQDFLDTTISATSNRNLKGFEKYVDVALRCVDPEGVKRPSMNEVVKEIENIMQYAGLNPNVESYASSRTYDEASKESGDLYGNNSFEYSASFPTTNLEPQ
- a CDS encoding Leucine-rich repeat protein kinase family protein; this encodes MSSRIEVFVLLILLSFQFCSVSAQTNGFDADALQYLKSSLTIPPRNWKGYDPCGTNWVGIACEYGRVVNISLGNLNLEGKLPAFITTLSELHTLDLTSNPNLTGPLPLNIGNLKELTNLNLMGCGFSGQIPESIGSLEQLVTLSLNSNKFNGTIPASIGLLSKLYWFDIADNQIEGKLPVSDGASLPGLDMLLQTKHFHFGKNKLSGDIPEKLFSANMTLKHLLFDGNLLTGEIPQSLSLVKTLTVLRLDRNRLSGEIPPSLNNLTNLQELYLSDNKFTGSLPSLTSLTSLSTLAVSNNRLTSSQISSWISLLPTSLATLRMAGLQLQGPIPTSLFSLPELQTVILKRNWLNETLDFGTNKSQNLDFVDLQYNDITEYIKQPANKGSSRIVILANNPVCPEVGNPPNEYCIEVEHNSSYSSPKNTCGRCSGEDREPIPTTCRCVYPITGTLTFRSPSFSGYSNNDTFENLRLNLTGFFENRNYTVDSVAIRNIREDEDDHYLLIDLSLFPYKQDRFNETGMDSVISRFSTQTYKPPNTFGPYIFKANKYNKFPAGGSNSSHIIGAVVGSTVFLLILMIAGIYALKQKRRAEKANDQINPFAKWDANQNSVDAPQLMGTKAFTFEEMRKCANNFSVANDVGGGGYGQVYKGILPSGQLIAIKRAQPGSLQGALEFKTEIELLSRVHHKNVVKLLGFCFDRGEQMLVYEYIPNGSLRDSLSGKSGIRLDWTRRLRIALGSGKGLAYLHELADPPIIHRDVKSSNVLLDESLTAKVADFGLSQLVEDAEKANVTAQVKGTMGYLDPEYYMTNQLTEKSDVYGFGVMMLELLTGKIPIENGKYVVKEMKMKMNKSKNLYDLQDFLDTTISATSNRNLKGFEKYVDVALRCVDPEGVKRPSMNEVVKEIENIMQYAGLNPNVESYASSRTYDEASKESGDLYGNNSFEYSASFPTTNLEPQ